Genomic DNA from Triticum dicoccoides isolate Atlit2015 ecotype Zavitan chromosome 4B, WEW_v2.0, whole genome shotgun sequence:
TTGTGTATTTGAAAATAtccatcatgtatttgaaaaatgttacttCTTCCATCCGAATTAATTGACGCTACCCCTATATAATGTCTATTTTACATTGCAGTATTGTATTTAGATAGCATCACATATTTGGAAATTGTTTGGTGCGTTTTTAAAAAAATGCTCACTTGCGTATTATTAGTTATTTATATATAAAAATGTAAAGAGAAAAAATTAGAAGGAAAATCCaaaaaaagtaaaagtaaaagaAAATTAACTGGTTAAAAAGGACAAAATATATTAAagtagaagcaaaaaagaaaaaggaaatataaaagcaactgaaaatccaaaaaaaaattgaAACCCAGAAGCACGGAAACCTGGACTGAAATAGACAAAGGAACATGCAAATAGAAAAAACAAAATAGCACATCCAGAGGGACTATCGCGCGATGGTCATAAGAAAGAAACATAGGCGGGCCATCCATAATGATCGGGAGTTGCATGACTAAAACGCCACGTTGAGCGGTGTAACATGGAAGATcctattttgccgcccgcgggcagCAAATGGTGGAGGCAACACCCGTACCGACGTACCGTCGCCAGTTGAGCCGGTCCACATACGGGATTCGCGTGATGTTTCATCGACATTGTTCGCGACAGCTATTTCTCGCTTTAAGCGAGACAATAGCTTGCTCTCGCATCGGCGTCTACAGTGATAAAACAACAAAAGTTAGAGATAGAGGAGTGCGCGGGCGGGGGAATTCGATCCCAGGAGACTAAGCTACTGTGGGTTTATTGATGAAATATATGGCACGCCTTACTTGAGTCGACATGGTCTGGTTTTCTCCAcgcttttcttcttatttttttcatcaTTTTTTCTCTGTTTTAAAATACAAGTATTACTGGTTTTCCAAAAATGGGTTTCCTGTATAtatttttaacattttttaaacgATCAACATgtattgaatacatggtcaacattttttctatagatatttaacatttttcaaatgcttgattaactttTTGAAGAGTGCTTTTAGTAATGTATATATTTAGAATATAtaaagtataaacaaaagtaagaaaaataaaagtaaaaaagaaaacagaaaacgcaaaaaaaaagaaggaaaaagaggCTGTGGCCTCCTGCGCTCGTGGGTCCAGCTCGCTCGCCCCTTCCGCAAGTCTGATGCCGGACTCGCTGACGGCAAGATATAGGCGCATGCGAGGTTGCTTCTTTCACTGTTTCCTGCTATTTTGCTTCCGTTTGTTGTCTTTTGCTTCTTTTTTTCACTATTTTTGTGTTTATTCtggttttttcctttttctcttttggtTTCTTATTCCTTTCAGCTATTTTTTTGTTTCTTTATTTTCTTACTTTTTGCGTATTAAAGAAAAAGTACACCgcatattacaaaaatgttcattaatTAGTAAATATTCACTGTATGTTAATTGAAAGTTTCCCATACattataaaatgttcatcatgtaataAAAAAATGTTCACTGTATATTACAAAAAAATCATATTATATTGTGCACATTAttaaaatgttcatcgtatattaaaaaaatgtttagCATGTATTACAAAATTATCAATGTATATTTCAAAATAAAAACGGACCAAAAACTGGATCGATACAGTAAAACCAGGCGTGATTGAGTCGCTATAGTGTCATTTATGTTTGTTACGTccaaatgggctggcccagctggcaTGCACTCCGTGGGAAGCCACCACAAATCGACGCCCACAGGCATCCTGTAGGAGGTCTCAGGAAACATCACGTAGCTGGTCTCCCTAAGCCTGTTCTTGGTCCTCCTATTCGACGCGCTAAGCGCGGAATAGTCGAGGCACCATGTGCCACTCACCAAGTGGGTAGCCATAAAATCTTTGTTATATCTTTATTTCTGTTCGACCTGGTAGCACAATAGCTAGTACCATGGGAATATTGGGAGAAACATATGAGCAATGTGCTCCTAGGCCAACCAGTTTTTAGATGGTTTTATGATTTATTATGAGATTATTTTCAAAACAAGGAAAACTAGAAAAAAACTTGAAAATATTTTAATACTTTTAACTACTTTGTTCATGAACAATTTGCACAAATTTCTAGTAATTTTGAAAATGTTCTCCACTTAAATCTTAGGAAAAATGTtcatatatttttaaaatgtttgtAAATTATTTTCAAAATAGTGTAAAACATGTTCTAAAAAGGTTCTATTGTTAAAATGTTACAAATTAAATGGTGTAAAAAATTCTAAAGAGCTTCATAAACTTCAATTGTTTttagaaatgttcatgaatttcagaaaatgtgcatggatataaaaacatgttCAAGAATGTTAAAGTATTCGTGGGTTTTCATTGAAAtaatatttttcataaatttagaAAATTGAAAATGGATAGAAAATATGGAAATGAAAACAGAATACTGCAAACAGAAACATAGTTTCTTATGGAGATACAAAAATGAAATGGCGTTTTCTGGTGGAACTGCCACAGAAACGGAATATCTCGTTTCCGTGAATTCAGAACTTACCGTTTGGTGTTGATAAATGTTAGTGAAACAACATGTGGAATAAATCAGAGCTCATCAGTGCTCTACATCATGGCGGGAGGTTGATTCACGTTCTAAAATTGGTGTACTACAGTAGTACGAGTACCCTAAATAAGCTCAAGGCATTTTATTGACATGGATTACGTTGTCTTTGTAGGAAATGGTATCGTGTGCGGAAGTTTCTGCGCAAAGGAAATGGATCATCAGTTGATCAAGCATAGGACCATGTTCCGTAAAAAGTAGCCTATTGGGTCTGCTTGGGTCATCAGATGCAGTCAAAACGAGTCTTGGGTAAAATGGTCGAGGCACACTTTTCGGAGTCCCCGCAATCAtggtccctccgtccgaaaatacttgtcttaAAAATATTTGTATTcaaacttattttagttatagatacatttaTTTTATTCATTTCTaaaacaagtatttccggacgtagGAAGTACTCCTATATGATTAGATCatggaaaacacttttttttgcctGATTACCTTTCGCGTCATCCTTCTCCTTCATAAGACGACGCGTGTCTATGCTTGGGCCCAGCCACCGCGATAGACATCCAGCCTTATCCTTTTACCCCGTGAAGCCCGTCCACACAAATCCCCTCGCCACCAGCAATTTTCTTCTTCCTCATTCTTTTGTTAGTTGTCTCCATCACCACTCGTCACACCACACCACACCACCACCTCCGTTGCACTTGTCTCCGACCACCACACCGCAAGGGTCTGCTGCCACCACTGCGTTGTTGCAGAGCCCGCTTTGGCAGCAACACTGTTGCTACATCAATGGAGGACGACATCGACATCGTTGTTGCATGCGTCGTCGATGTGAGCAATGGGGCGTCCTCGCCAGCGACGCTTGCTGCAACGCAACTTGGTGAGGGGGTTGCGCAACCGGCTGTGTAACCAGCGCCTACAGCCACCGGCGGCAACTCAACCTCTGACGGGGTATGGCAGCGGGCCAACGCCTGCTGCAACGCAAATCATAGAAGCTTCATCGCAGCACCATGACGTTGGCGGTACGGCAATGCTCCACCGTAGCAGCGACGGCCCCCGGTGATGTTTCATTGCAGCTCCACCACGACGCGGTCGGCCAAGCGATGCTCCATTACAACTGCGGCGACCTCCGGCGATGTTCCATTGTAGCTCAACCTCCGCCGGGTATGGTAGTGGGCCAACACCTGCTGCAAAGCAACTTCATCGTCGGCATTACAGAAGCTTCATCGCAGCACCATGATGTCGGCGGTCCGNNNNNNNNNNNNNNNNNNNNNNNNNNNNNNNNNNNNNNNNNNNNNNNNNNNNNNNNNNNNNNNNNNNNNNNNNNNNNNNNNNNNNNNNNNNNNNNNNNNNNNNNNNNNNNNNNNNNNNNNNNNNNNNNNNNNNNNNNNNNNNNNNNNNNNNNNNNNNNNNNNNGGGATTTTCATTGCAACTCCACCATGGCACCGTCGGCCAAGCGATGCTCCATCACAGCAGCGGCGACCTTCGGCGATGTTCCATTGCAGCTCCACCGCGACACCGACGTTGCTGCAAGTGGCCGACGGCGACCGCTGCTCGCTCGAATGTACGGTAGCGTCTGCTATGGAGCGGTTTTGTCTCTGCTAATGCTACGGGGCTGCGGGTGTGCTGCGATGCGGGGATACAAACTGATGGCCTCGATTAATCGCATCAGATGGTAGATAAGGCGGCTGATAACTATCAGCAAGTTATCAGCCGGATGACGCCTAGCAGGCGCCTTAGATAATACTGACAGTCTTCTTTTTTTCAAGCAATTCCACCACCTTTCAATTTGAAGAAAAAaagggtgttacacatattgacgtGAGGACTTTTGGAGTGGTTAGCCAAAGGGAAACGTTTGGAGCCGGCAGTCCGGCCAAACTCTGCGCCGGCTCAGACGCCACGCTGGCTCACGCGCCCACAAAAACAAACCGCCCCCGCGCGAGACGCATGTACATGGTGGGTCCCACCGTGAAACTGCTCTTTCTCCTTTCCTCTTTCTTCTACCTCCAGCCATCGTGACTATGCTCCTCCATAGCCTCCTCAAACCTGCTTGCAACCTCCTTCAAACTCTCCACCGGCGGCGAAGTGCTACCACCGGCCGGCGAGATGTTGCATCTCTGCTCTACTGGCCGGCAGGAGCGTAGAAAAACTGCAGCTCACAGTTTTGATGGTGCTGGAACCGTGGTGCAGAAAAGTTGCAAGCCCCATGTCAACGGCGGCGACGGAGAAGAAAAATTACCGGCGACCGACGACAAGACTTTTGCTGGAAACGGTCAAGTTTTTTGTTGCAACCGTCGCCATATTTTGCTACTACTCGCGACGGATTTTGTTCATCTATCACGGCAGAGCTGTGATCTACTACGGCGGTAGCTTTTCTTGTTGCAACGTCGTTGGATTTTGCTACTACCGGCAAGGGATTTTGCTGCATCCatcatgatggagctgcgactggTGGTCGGCGGCGAGATGAATTGCTACAACCGTTGTTGGATTTTGTACTACCGTTGAGggattttgctacatccatcatggCGGAGTCGCGACCCCTGACAGCGGCGACGACAAATTGCTGCAACCGTCGTTcgtttttgctacaaccggcgtcTTTTTGTGCTACATCCATAAACGACGTCAACTCTTGGCCATTGCTCACGTAACCCCATGCAGCAAGCTTTGACAACAAGGGGGAAGGCGACGACCCATCGTGGTGCTGCAACCATGGAGCTTCCCGTCGAGCTGCCGCCATCGCACCTGAGCTGCCACCCACGGGGTGCAGGCAGTTGCATGCATGGAGCTGGAGAAACGTAGACGGCAAGGGCAGCGACCAGCGGCGAGGGCGGCGACCGACGGTGAGGAAAAacgaggaggcgaggcgaggcggtccGCGCGTGTGAGGTGGTCATCTCCCCTTTTTTCCGTGTGGGAGGTTGAAGAACGAAGGAGGATGAGGTCAGATCTGGCGGTTATGGGCGTTTAGATCGTATGGTGGCTGCAGGCAGACCGGCCGAAAAactgggccggtgcgccggcgcctagcgcTGCCCTTAGCCGAAAGGACTTCAAAAATAATGACACTAGGGCTACTCGCGGACGAGAAAACAACTATAGATCCGTGCATGTgaatatcctccaactctccaatgcAATGTGCCACCTCGCGGTATGTCGTAAATACCTATTGTGACTAATGTGCCAACTCCTTCAAGTAAACACAATTGGATCTTCATAATTATGCTTAGTTGATTACTAATAGGACCACGAGGTTAAGTCTTCAAGTCAACTGCCTACAGCTACTCTGTTTTTTTTGTGTGCCTTAATTTGGCGGATCTGTAGGTCCAGATCCGAAATCGGATCTTCACGTCAATTAATCTTGACGTTTTTTTTTTGCGAGATTAATCTTGATGTTTTTGGCCTTAATTAGGAGCTGGAGTGTTAGCTTCCAAAAAAAAAGGAGCTGGAGTGTTTTTTATTTCACTTATCTATTGAGCGATGTAATGTGATCGGATCTGTAAGTCTGCACGTAACTACTCCAGATCCGAAATGTGATCGGAGCATGACCCATAGATCCGAAATGCGATCGGATCGTGTTGTCTCGTAATATCCTGGATTATTAGCTGATGGTTGTCCTGCCCAGAAGACCCTACCGCTAGAGTGCAGCTAAATAGCTCTGTGGCTTGATTGGAGCAAAAACCAGTTATATCAATTTTTTTCAAGCAACTACTtcttccgtcccaaaataagtgtcactgATTTTGTACAAAGTTGCACTAAGTCTGcaacatttattttgggacgggggAGTATTTTTTATCAACATATGGTCATGTTATTTGTGTTTTTAATCGACACATGCCATGTTTAGCACTCTGTCTTGTGATTAATAAGAGTTGGCTAAATCAGTGCTCCCTAATTTAGTCTATCCTAGTGTATAAACAATAATGGCTTCAGTAGAAAGCAATGCTTTGTTGGAGAGAAATAGTTGGATAATGTTTTTTTCTTGTTTGGTAAGCCTTACCTATCAATCAATTCATCCCAGAAGATCCCGCCCACAGTGCAGCTAAATAGCTCTGTTTAAGGTAGGCCTTTTTTATATTGGTGTTTCCTGTTTAAGGTATGTCTGGTTGGGGCGAACCTATCTGtatcaacatttatttgagcaactATCTGTACCAAACAACACGTGGTcgtgtttttattttgtttttgatggACATGTGGTCGTGCTCTTTTTTAGGTACAATAATATCCCAAAAGCTTCTTCACTGCGGCCAACCAACTTGCGTCACGTGACATAGCTGGTTGGCCGTCCTTCACGCGATGCTTAATGGTTTAATATACAGAATCGATAACGCCTGAACGTGCCAGATTTTGTATTTTTCGACCGAATGCGTCCTGACCCAGGAGATCAAAGTGCACAGATCTTGAAGCATATGGGCGCCACGTCATTCACAGTTGACCATTCGGGATGGAGGGAGAACGCCCCGAACGACAACGTAGCACTCCCACACGCCCCACCCACAACACGCGTCACACTACCGCACGGACAACCATATCCATTCCCCACGGGGGGTCTTTGGCCGACGCACCTCGCCGTCGGGCATGGAGGCCACCGCCGCTCCCCAGCTCGATTCCTTTCTCCAGTGAAGCACGGGCTATGGAGGTGTGTCCATGCCGCCGCGGCCTCGGTCGGAGGTGGAGGAGCGACGAGAGGGCTCGCTCGGTGGGCGGCACGGCGAGGCACAAAGTGGAGAGGGAGTGGGCGGCCATGCCGCGGCGAAGAAGAGCACGATGAAGCGGAGCAAGAAGGCACTGACGGTCTGCGATGCTGGGATGGAGGCGCGGAGCACGGTCGGGGGGAGGGGGGACGAGGTAGTGGCGGAGGTCATGGCGGCCGGGGCGGTGAGTTTCGCGGAGCGTCGGGCCGACATGGGGCGACCACGCCGCCGCGTTCCACATGCTGGAGACGATGGCGACCACACCGCCGTGTTGCTCATGCTGCTGGTCGCCAATATAACGGTACCTGCTGCTCACTCCCTCCATCACACATCTACCGACTGAATTTTCTGCATATGTTCTGTTTTTTTGTTGTCCTGTTGAACTAGCTTGTTTAAGTTGCCATCATGTAGTTGATGGAGGAGAGACAATTGCAAACTACATGATGTTTGATGCAGAAATTTAGTTTAAGTTGCCATTGCGAATTTTATAATAAGTTGCCATTGCAAATTTATTTCGATAGCAAATTTTACATTTCTAGAGCATAGCAAATTTTACTATATAGCATCTTTTAAATATACTTGTGAAGCCATGACAATTTTAATTTTATTTCGATAGCAGAAGTACTACATTTTCTATAACACATGGCAACTTCTGTAAAATTGGTGGTCTGATCACATAGTAAATTTGAGAGGGAATTATGTTGTGTAGATTTTTCCATGGCAAATATGCCATTCTTTGTGTACGAAATAAACATATTTACTTGTTTTTTTGTTATTTGTTGTCATTTTCTCAAAAGTTTCCACGTCTCAACATTTTTCCATctttaaatttgccatgaaaaaaatATTTAATTTAAGATGTTaaaaaacatggcaaacttgccatggcaagttaagatgttcaaaacatgaaaacttgCCATGACAATTCTCAAAACTTGCCATGTCTCAACattttttcatctctcaaaatttgccatggcaattttatttAATTAAGATGTTAAAAAAATGGCAAATTGCCATGGCAAGTTAAGATGTTAAAAACCATGGCAAACTTGCCATGTCTCTCAACATTTTCCATCTCTCAAAATTTTCCATGGCAATTTTCTTTAATTAATATGTTCAAAAAACatgcaaacttgccatggcaagtTAAGATGTTAAAAACATGAAAACTTGCCATGACAAATTTCTCAAAACTTGTCATGTCTCAACATTTTTCCATCTCTCAAAATTTGCCATGGAAATTTTCTTTAATAAAGATGTTCAAAAAATGGCAAACTTGCCATGTCTCTCAACATTTTCCATCTCTCAAAAATTCCCATGGCAATCTTCTTTAATTAATATGTCCAAAAACATGGCAAAGTTGCCATGGCAAGTCAAGATGTTGAAAAACATTTTTCACCGCATTGTTGCCATGATGGCAAATTTCGTATTGTAAACTTCCTTTTTTTTTGCCATCTTGTATCTATATGTATGTAAACTTCACGACAGCCTTTTCGTAGTGTAAACTTCGTAGTGATGGCAACTTTTTGTAGTGTAAAGAAGCGCAAATTGCCATGACTTTCGTCCTTTTTTTGCGccatttttttttgaaaacataAACTTGAGCATGGCAATTTTTTCCGTATAATTGCAAAAGATCATGTCAATTTTTGTTGTGCAAAAGACCCGTGTTTATTAGTCACATATAAAAACTGGGTTTTTACTAGTCGTAACTTAATCTAGGCTTtattctttgttttcttttttacAGGAAAGAGGCCTGTAGGGCCTGATGATTGGGGCGTTCGCGCTGGGGTGTTTTCCTCCCGAACGAGTGGGTTCGGTTGATCTTCGTCCGGTAGCGAACGAGTTGTTCGGTCCGGGGTCTCCCATACCGAACGTCAGTGCCTTATCGGGGTCCTTAATATATATTGCCAAACATCCAACTATGTATCCACACAAAATTAAAGCAACTGTTTTTCTTTTGCAAGGAACAAAATATGTATTAACCGAGCATCGGTTTCTTCACCGCTTCCTCTTAATGAATAGTAGCAGCTCTCTTGCTATCTTAAAAAAAACAGCATATACAATTTTTTTTATGATAGTATATATGTAATTATGTATACCTGGGCAGCGTTGACGGCGCAGTTGAGCAGCGTCGGCAGTGCGCGGCGGCCTACGCGCACGTCGGCCTCCACGGTGAGCTCCTCGAACCGTACCTCCACCTTCTCGGAGACGACCCCCATCCTGCGAAACTCTCAGCCCGAACTCATCATCCAACAGAACCGGATGGCTCAATCGATCCTTGCTCAACCGTTGCTTGCGTACCTTTCCTTCTTCTCGCGGAGCATCTGGAGGAAGCGGCGGTTGTCCTCATgggtgagcggcggcggcggcggcggcttgaccCGCACCTCTGGCGCCTGCTCGGCCTCCCTGCTGCACTCCATCATCCTCTCGGAGCCAGAGACGACGCCTCGTTCGGCCGACGGCGGCACTGGCTGCTTGTCCTAGACGCCGTCTCAATGGGCTTGCACGTGCATGGGCATATAGTTTGTGCTTATGAGCAAGGGAAGATATATTTGCGTTTTAAGGTGTTTGAGTACAACCTCATATATATAGAGCGACTTCTAAGAGCACGTGGAAATGCTAGTTAGCAAGGATTGACCACGGaacatttccggcgatgcgcattcagtgggaggagacgttcccgtcgacgacgaggtgcctgtggtgacttcgtaaatttcaagatgatatgacggctcagtctttcagaggtgctcataggggtagggtgtgcgtgtgtgcgtttataaGGATGActgtatgcgtgtgtatatgagcgcttgcgtctgtactgtcttcaattttttttttcaatcCCCTGAGTATATGCAATTAAGAATTCCCCATACACCCATGTACGTATTTCAGATTTCAACAGTAGGCATTGGCCCTGTGCATCCAGTGCAGTTTTTGGTTGGCTGGGCCACCAGACATGGACCAAATTACAATTTTTTTGTAGGGAACATATTGAATTTGTTCCACCTACTAAAAAATGGATAGTGGCTGGACGAGGAAGACAATAGCGCAACCAGGCTCTAATTTCCGTGAGTTTGAAGACAATAGCACAACCACGTTAAAACGGTCGGTCCAGGGCTCGTCTCTGGTCGTGGTCTCCCCCGGGATACGGTGGTGTTGTTCTCCCCTCCCAGGGTTAGGGTTTCTCGGGCAAGCTCGAGATGGCATCTCAGGAGGAGGCAGGCGGATCGCGCCCAAGGAAGGAACCGATCGAAGATCTCCTGAAGCGCCTGGATCtgcaggaagaagaagaggagaactTCGTCCGGGAGGAGGAATTCCAGGAAAATCGGGTGGAGGCGAAGTGGCTCGCGATTGCAAAAGTCCATACAGATAAGGGGTTTAGTCCATCTGCCATGTACTCGCATATGAGCTCCGCCTGGAATCCGGCGAAGGAGCCGCGATGGCGCAGGATTGAAGATAACCTATTCCCGGTACAGTTTGGCTGCCTGGGTGACTGGAACACGGCGATGAACATGGGGCCGTGGCTCTTCCGTGACCATGGCCTTCTGATTGCGGAATATGATGGGTTTACGAATTCAACTTCTGTAGTGCTTAACAAAATAGTGGTATGGGCAAGAATCTTGAAGTTGCCTGATAATTACCTAATTCATGCAGCAATTAAGGGGATGTGCAGGAAGATGGGGAAGATCTTAGAGATTTAGACTACCCTACCGATGGGTTTTGCAGGTGAATTTGTTCGAGTCAGAGTGGAACTTGATGTCACAAAAAAGCTAATTCGGTTTGTTGGGATCACAAAGAAGGAAGTCACAGACTACTACCAAGTTCAATATGAGAAGCTACCGATTTTCTGTGGGTAGTGTGATCTGATGGGACATTGGTACCAAGAGTGTGGTACGGGGGAACATGATGTTTCCAAGCTTGAATGGGGAGATTTCCTGCTAGCAGATGGGGGTAGAGGCCGTGGGAGAGGTCGTGGTGCTGGACGAAATACGGGAAGAGGACGAGGTGATGCTGGAAGAAACAGGGAAGGCTTTGGTAGGGGCCGTGGCAGGGGTGATCCCATCCCTACCTCTGGTGGTATGAACATGAACATGACGACAAGCTGGCGCCATAATGCTCTCTATAATAATGGAGGGTCCCAAACCTTGGTTACAGAAGGTAACACTTCCATGAGGACCGAGACTGATCATGTAAATGTAGGAACGACCATGCGGTCTAATTCTATGAATCTGCTGGGTAAGCGCTCGACATCTGACTCCCTGGCAGAAAAATTGGGGCCAAGCTCGTCCCTTGCATTGATCCCGGTGGGAGGGTAGGCCGTACCGAAGGCGTCAGTGGTGACTAATCTAGTGGATCATATTGAAAGAGATAATTCGGGGGAGGATAAGCAAGAGAATGCAAACACACCTCAGAAAAGTCTCAGTAGGAAGAAACTGAGAACTGTGGATGGTGGTGCAGCTAACAATTCTGATTGTACTAAAACTCATGAAATATCGGCGTCCTCCAGCGAGGAGGATGTCCGGATGCAATGAAAATCATAGCGTGGAACTGCTAtgggcttgggaatgccccggcagTTCGAGCTTTGCTGGATGTCCAGCAAAGATATCTCCCCGATGTGATGTTCTTTTCGAAGACTCACCTCGATAGCTATCTGGCTGAGGGTTTACGTAGAAGATTGAAGATGGATCAAAAATTTGTTTGCACAAGTGATGGAAGGAAAGGAGGGTTGGTCCTTCTCTGGAATAATAATGTGAAAGTCCATAAACTGGCTCTTGATGCGATGTTTATTGATGTTAGGATAGAGGGAAGCAACAACGTGTCCTGGCGTCTGACAGGAATGTATGGAGAGTTTAAGTCGGCAAATAAACACTTAACATGGAGCCGAATGAGACAACTCCATCAAAACAATAACCTACCCTGGCTTATGATCGGTGATATCAACGAGATTCAGTTTACCCATGAAAAGGAGGGAGGCAATCCTCGTCCTACACAATATATGCAAGCTTTCCAGGAAGCCATTGAGGATTGTGAGCTTCATGATCTAGGATTTCTTGGTGATAAGTTTACTTGGCGAAGAGGAAGAATACGTGAGAGACTAGATAGAGGTCTTATAAATGATACCTGGGCAGCTCTTTTCCCACATGCGGCCTTGGAGAATCTGGAATACAATCATTCTGATCACAGGCCGCTCCTGGTTAACACAGACTGCTATGATGGGTTGGGGAATAGTAGTGGCAGTGCGTGTCCAAAGAGAtttgaagcgagatggcttcgtGAAAAAGATTTCTGTAATCTGGTCACGGAAGCTTGGGCAGAAGCGGGCGAAACAAGTGGCTTGTCAGGTATAGCTGTAAAGTTAAAGTTGATGCATGCTAAATTCCATGATTGGGATCAGCGTGTGTTAAAGAAGCCAAAGAAAAGATTACACCAAGCTCAAAGGGACTTGGAGGAGGCGATGTCTGGTCCGATGGATGATGAGTCTAACACAAAAAGGAAGGAGCTAGCTGAGCTAGTTGAATACCTACTGGAAATTGAGGAGATACAGACAATGCAGCGCTCAAGGGCAACATGGCTCACTTGCGGTGACCGAATACAAAAAAATTTCAAGCTTTTGCTTCTGCTAGGAGGAAAAGAAACTATGTCAAGAAACT
This window encodes:
- the LOC119291918 gene encoding uncharacterized protein LOC119291918, which encodes MPPRPRSEVEERREGSLGGRHGEAQSGEGVGGHAAAKKSTMKRSKKALTVCDAGMEARSTVGGRGDEVVAEVMAAGAVSFAERRADMGRPRRRVPHAGDDGDHTAVLLMLLVANITERGL